One part of the Anaerolineae bacterium genome encodes these proteins:
- a CDS encoding Gfo/Idh/MocA family oxidoreductase, which produces MTVRIGLIGSGFVSNFYMLGLRDVANWEIPVVASPNVENARRFAEKWNIPEFTNDIDGVIARRDLDLIILGVPNYVHKELAIKCARAGKNMVLTKPLARNRQEAKEMLDAVRAAGVMHGYAETEVFSPAVMKAREFIERGAIGKVLTVRSREAHSGPHMPWFWNKELAGGGALLDMGCHTIEAARYFIGKENPVVEVIAWGDRLYHHDKTEAEDNAVLLMRFEGGQLGQAELSWIARGGLDLRNEIYGTEGTIFTDVTRETPIKVFSRPGAGYVVEKAEAETGWLFPPVDEAWIYGYREEMRHFIECVAKNQMPRETFEDGYIVNCILDAAYKSMRTKKWEKVEY; this is translated from the coding sequence ATGACAGTTCGCATCGGGTTAATCGGCAGTGGATTCGTGTCCAACTTTTACATGCTTGGCCTGCGCGACGTGGCTAACTGGGAGATCCCCGTCGTAGCCTCACCCAATGTCGAGAACGCTCGTCGCTTCGCCGAGAAGTGGAACATCCCGGAGTTCACCAATGACATAGATGGCGTGATCGCTCGCAGGGACCTGGACCTCATCATCCTGGGCGTGCCCAACTATGTCCACAAGGAGCTGGCCATCAAGTGCGCCCGCGCTGGTAAGAACATGGTCCTCACCAAGCCGTTGGCGCGCAATCGGCAGGAAGCAAAGGAGATGCTAGACGCCGTGCGCGCGGCCGGAGTTATGCATGGCTATGCCGAGACTGAAGTCTTCAGCCCCGCGGTCATGAAAGCGCGCGAGTTCATCGAGCGCGGCGCCATCGGCAAAGTGCTGACGGTCCGCTCGCGCGAAGCCCACTCGGGCCCCCACATGCCGTGGTTCTGGAACAAGGAGCTGGCCGGCGGTGGCGCGCTGTTGGATATGGGCTGTCACACCATCGAGGCAGCCCGCTATTTTATCGGCAAGGAGAACCCCGTAGTAGAAGTGATCGCTTGGGGCGATCGGCTCTACCACCACGACAAGACGGAGGCCGAAGACAACGCAGTCCTACTCATGCGCTTTGAAGGTGGCCAGCTCGGCCAAGCGGAGCTGAGCTGGATCGCTCGCGGCGGGCTGGACCTGCGTAATGAGATCTACGGCACCGAGGGGACGATCTTTACCGACGTGACCCGTGAGACGCCCATTAAAGTCTTCTCACGGCCAGGGGCAGGGTACGTCGTCGAGAAGGCCGAGGCTGAGACCGGCTGGCTATTCCCGCCCGTGGACGAGGCGTGGATTTACGGCTATCGTGAAGAAATGCGCCACTTCATCGAGTGCGTGGCCAAGAACCAGATGCCCCGAGAGACCTTCGAGGACGGGTACATCGTCAACTGCATCCTCGACGCCGCCTACAAGTCCATGCGGACCAAAAAGTGGGAAAAGGTGGAATATTGA
- the srlD gene encoding sorbitol-6-phosphate dehydrogenase: MNMLPDRIAIVTGAARGLGEAISRRLAQEGAHVVLTDLNVAGVERAAAAIAAETGRRTLALPCDVTVEEQVEAAVRRTVEEFGRLDIMVANAGIVISGELTEIPVEDWRKVIEVNLVGYFLCARAAARVMKEQRSGVIIQINSKSGKKGSFRNSAYSASKFGGIGLTQSIALELAPYGVRVNAVCPGDLLDSPLWQESLYEQYAKRWGITVEEVRRKYEEQVPLGRTCTYDDVCNVVVFLASDQASYMTGQAINVTGGQEMR; the protein is encoded by the coding sequence ATGAATATGTTGCCTGATCGCATCGCCATCGTCACGGGGGCGGCACGCGGCCTGGGTGAGGCCATCAGCCGCCGTCTGGCGCAGGAGGGGGCGCATGTCGTCCTAACCGATCTCAACGTAGCTGGCGTGGAGCGCGCGGCGGCGGCCATCGCTGCGGAGACGGGCCGTCGCACCCTGGCCTTGCCGTGTGACGTCACCGTTGAGGAACAGGTGGAGGCAGCGGTCCGGCGCACCGTGGAGGAATTCGGACGGCTGGACATCATGGTGGCCAATGCCGGCATCGTCATCTCCGGTGAGCTGACCGAGATCCCTGTCGAGGACTGGCGCAAAGTGATCGAGGTAAACCTGGTTGGCTATTTCCTGTGCGCTCGCGCGGCAGCTCGGGTCATGAAGGAACAGCGTAGCGGCGTCATCATCCAGATCAACTCCAAGTCGGGGAAGAAAGGGAGTTTCCGCAACTCGGCATATTCAGCTTCCAAGTTCGGCGGCATCGGGTTGACGCAGAGCATCGCGCTAGAGCTGGCTCCGTATGGGGTGCGCGTGAACGCAGTCTGTCCTGGCGACTTGCTGGACTCCCCCCTCTGGCAGGAGAGTTTGTACGAGCAGTATGCCAAGCGGTGGGGCATCACCGTTGAGGAGGTACGTCGCAAGTACGAGGAACAGGTGCCGCTAGGGCGCACCTGCACCTATGACGATGTATGCAACGTGGTTGTCTTCCTGGCATCCGATCAGGCGTCGTACATGACCGGTCAAGCGATCAATGTAACTGGCGGGCAAGAGATGCGGTAG
- a CDS encoding SIS domain-containing protein translates to MHPALAYLDAAQAILDRIRTTQLDALERAADICANTIAQGGLVHLFGTGHSRIPVEEIFPRHGSFPGFHPIVELSLTYHNPVVGANGQRQAMFLEHVEGLGEVILRNFVLAPPDSFLIFSHSGVNEVVVEVALGAKRRGLPVIAVLSLEHCWATPPRHSSGKRLPDVADVTIDNGTPGGDALVTIEGLSDPVGPGSTIGAVAVANAIKCLVADRLTRLGQPPLVLTSSFFIGAEAAARRFEACYDDYRARVRRAYGCTERHQRSVDLA, encoded by the coding sequence ATGCATCCTGCCCTGGCGTACCTCGACGCGGCCCAAGCCATCTTAGATCGCATTCGCACTACCCAGCTCGACGCGTTGGAGCGCGCAGCCGACATCTGCGCCAACACCATCGCCCAAGGCGGACTGGTTCACCTCTTCGGGACGGGTCACTCGCGCATCCCGGTCGAGGAGATCTTCCCGCGCCACGGTAGCTTCCCTGGTTTCCATCCCATCGTCGAGCTGTCGTTGACTTATCACAACCCCGTCGTAGGTGCCAACGGGCAGCGCCAGGCAATGTTCCTAGAACACGTGGAGGGGCTAGGCGAGGTGATCCTGCGCAACTTCGTGCTAGCCCCGCCAGATAGCTTTCTCATCTTTTCCCACAGCGGCGTCAACGAGGTCGTGGTCGAAGTGGCGCTGGGAGCAAAACGGCGCGGATTGCCGGTGATCGCAGTGCTTTCATTGGAACACTGTTGGGCCACGCCGCCGCGCCATAGCTCAGGGAAACGCCTGCCTGACGTAGCCGATGTCACAATTGACAACGGCACCCCCGGCGGTGATGCCCTAGTTACCATCGAGGGATTGTCCGACCCAGTTGGGCCGGGCTCAACTATCGGCGCAGTGGCCGTGGCTAACGCAATTAAATGCCTCGTGGCTGATCGGTTGACGCGCCTGGGACAGCCACCGCTTGTGCTTACCAGCAGCTTTTTTATCGGCGCCGAGGCTGCCGCGCGCCGCTTCGAGGCATGTTATGACGACTACCGCGCTCGTGTGCGCCGCGCTTACGGGTGCACCGAACGCCATCAGCGAAGCGTCGATCTGGCGTAA
- a CDS encoding alanine--glyoxylate aminotransferase family protein, with protein METHHPSRFSDLNPSPRLLLGPGPSMVHPRVLRALATPPIGHLDPEFITIMNEIQELLRFVFETTNRLTLPISGTGSAGMEAALCNFIEPGDPVLICVNGYFGERMVDMATRYGAEVHRIDVPWGAIFSAKQVEEALRAHPAKLVAIVHAETSTGALQPLEEIAEVTHRYGALLLVDAVTSLGGLPVEVDRIGIDICYSGSQKCLSCPPGLAPITVSPRAEEVLRARKTRVANWYLDLTMVQKYWGNDRTYHHTAPINMNYALREGLRLIEEEGLQERFARHRRNAQMLWDGLTELGLTLHVPLDHRLPSLTTVRVPDGVDEAAVRRRLLDEYNIEIAGGLGVLRGKIWRIGLMGHSSRPENVVALLGALERILG; from the coding sequence ATGGAGACACATCATCCCTCGCGCTTTTCGGATCTGAACCCGTCACCTCGTCTGTTGTTGGGCCCTGGACCTAGCATGGTGCATCCCCGGGTGCTGCGAGCATTGGCCACCCCGCCTATTGGCCACCTGGATCCCGAGTTTATCACCATCATGAACGAGATTCAGGAGCTGCTTCGCTTCGTCTTTGAGACCACCAATCGGCTTACGCTGCCCATCTCCGGCACTGGCAGCGCCGGTATGGAGGCCGCTCTCTGTAACTTCATCGAGCCCGGCGATCCCGTCCTCATCTGCGTCAATGGATACTTCGGCGAGCGTATGGTGGACATGGCGACGCGCTATGGGGCCGAGGTCCATCGTATTGATGTCCCTTGGGGTGCCATTTTTAGCGCCAAGCAAGTGGAAGAAGCCCTGCGCGCCCATCCGGCCAAACTGGTCGCCATCGTCCATGCCGAGACATCCACCGGTGCGCTTCAGCCCCTAGAGGAGATCGCCGAAGTGACACACCGATACGGCGCGCTCCTGTTGGTAGATGCTGTCACCTCGCTGGGTGGGTTGCCGGTGGAGGTGGATCGGATCGGCATTGACATCTGTTATAGCGGTTCACAGAAGTGCTTAAGTTGCCCACCAGGGCTGGCTCCGATCACGGTGAGCCCGCGCGCGGAAGAGGTGCTCCGGGCGCGTAAGACACGCGTCGCCAACTGGTACCTGGACCTGACCATGGTGCAGAAGTACTGGGGCAACGATCGCACCTATCATCACACCGCTCCGATCAACATGAACTATGCCCTGCGAGAAGGGCTTCGGCTGATCGAGGAGGAAGGGCTACAGGAGCGATTCGCCCGGCACCGGCGCAACGCACAGATGCTTTGGGACGGCCTAACCGAGCTAGGGCTGACTCTGCATGTACCTCTAGACCACCGGTTGCCCAGCCTGACTACTGTGCGCGTGCCCGACGGCGTGGATGAGGCCGCAGTACGCCGTCGGCTGTTGGACGAGTATAACATCGAGATCGCTGGCGGGTTGGGCGTACTGCGCGGCAAGATCTGGCGCATCGGCCTGATGGGCCACTCCAGCCGGCCAGAGAACGTAGTGGCGTTGCTCGGCGCGCTAGAGCGCATCTTGGGCTAA
- a CDS encoding glycoside hydrolase family 78 protein gives MDWQARWIWINGESSPRNFHLCARRSFHVAPDLAQARLAITADSRYVLYLNGERLGRGPVRSFPSNQRYDIYNVTARLRPGRNVLAVLVRHFGESTFQYILGRGGLLAQLDLIYSNGREEAVVTDTHWRVCEHRGYAKDAPRVSIQQDFEEQFDAMAEPQEWIALDYDDSGWSEALELGPAGMAPWTGLSPREIPFLTEEPVTPMNVLWARVVRPPALTASIDYRVTLTPGVKDANLNWLEGLLATVIHSDRSQRITLRRHWGLLRLVRLDGREINLHEGDVSLSLDAGDHLLLIDVTGRQHLKQCTVVIEGEDPSALSFRALPGLPADLPWATAGPFGDDVAAHQALWACTTPEALRPYLHWFQPVPRPYFTHQPVAAITSLQHEVSGGVPHIIHPELLCALSDDVTTIFPAPEGGDTEILIDFGRELTGFLDFELEAPAGAILDFNLFEAIEDGRIHYTESGDHGLHNALRYRTRQGWQRYTAVSRRGFRYALLTVRNPSGPVHIRRLTCLLSTYPLAARGAFQCSDPLLNQIWEMSRYTLRLCSEDTFVDCPAYEQSFWVGDARNEALILYTGYGDLRLARHCWLLAAESLARSPLVESQVPSGWQNILTAWSLLWVLACEEFYRYSGDLDFVRQIYPALRQQAENIRGFLNQDGLLEIQAWNMLDWAPMDTPSAGVVTHQNAWLVEALRRTAYLAEILGETTEAKRYSMMAESLKAAINTYLWSEEHQAYIDSIHADGTRSPVVSQQTNTVVYLCDVATPERLPLIERYVREVPEGWVRIGSPFMMFFTFEALAKMGDFETILEITRQRWGEMLEKGATTCWETFPGFDPHWWTRSHCHGWSAAPTFFLSTYQLGVQPLTPGFGQALIAPMPAGLRWVHGRMPTPHGEIAVNWRQENDRFEMNVVLPMGTAGLIRLPPLVPQAATVEVTGAQPAAWSTAGWEIEAAAGSQIVVVAHW, from the coding sequence ATGGACTGGCAAGCACGTTGGATCTGGATCAACGGCGAATCATCACCTCGCAACTTCCACCTGTGCGCGCGCCGCAGTTTTCATGTTGCGCCGGACTTAGCACAGGCGCGCCTCGCCATCACTGCTGATAGCCGCTATGTGCTTTACTTGAACGGCGAGCGGCTAGGCCGCGGCCCCGTGCGCTCGTTCCCCTCCAACCAGCGGTATGACATCTACAACGTGACCGCCCGTCTGCGGCCGGGGCGTAACGTGCTGGCCGTGTTGGTACGCCACTTCGGCGAGTCTACGTTTCAATACATCCTCGGCCGCGGTGGATTGCTGGCCCAGCTCGACCTCATTTACTCGAATGGGCGAGAAGAGGCTGTAGTAACCGATACTCATTGGCGTGTGTGTGAGCACCGTGGCTACGCAAAGGATGCCCCGCGCGTCTCCATACAGCAGGACTTCGAGGAACAGTTCGATGCCATGGCCGAGCCACAAGAGTGGATCGCTCTCGACTACGATGATAGCGGTTGGTCGGAGGCGCTAGAGCTTGGTCCAGCCGGGATGGCGCCGTGGACCGGTCTTAGCCCGCGCGAGATCCCGTTTCTGACCGAGGAGCCGGTTACCCCTATGAACGTGCTTTGGGCGCGTGTGGTTCGCCCGCCTGCACTGACCGCGTCGATAGACTATCGCGTCACACTTACCCCTGGCGTCAAAGATGCCAACCTCAACTGGCTAGAGGGACTGCTAGCCACGGTGATCCATAGTGATCGATCGCAGAGGATAACCCTTCGGCGACACTGGGGGCTGCTCCGCTTAGTTCGCTTGGATGGGCGAGAGATCAACTTACATGAGGGAGATGTAAGCCTTTCGCTGGATGCTGGCGATCACCTATTGCTCATTGACGTCACAGGCCGGCAACACCTCAAGCAATGCACGGTGGTGATAGAAGGTGAGGACCCATCGGCACTGTCATTCCGGGCACTTCCCGGCTTGCCCGCCGACTTACCCTGGGCTACCGCCGGCCCCTTTGGGGACGATGTGGCTGCCCATCAGGCATTGTGGGCCTGCACTACGCCAGAGGCTCTGCGTCCTTATCTGCACTGGTTTCAGCCGGTGCCTAGGCCGTATTTTACTCACCAACCCGTGGCCGCTATCACCTCGCTCCAACATGAAGTGTCAGGGGGAGTACCGCATATCATCCACCCGGAGTTGCTGTGTGCTCTCAGCGACGATGTAACCACCATCTTTCCTGCACCGGAGGGAGGTGATACGGAGATACTGATCGATTTCGGTCGCGAGCTGACTGGTTTTCTGGACTTCGAGTTAGAAGCACCTGCTGGCGCCATCCTAGACTTCAACCTATTCGAGGCTATCGAGGATGGCCGCATCCACTACACGGAATCCGGCGATCACGGCCTACATAACGCGCTACGTTATCGCACGCGCCAGGGCTGGCAACGATATACGGCCGTCAGCCGCCGCGGCTTCCGTTATGCCTTGCTCACAGTACGTAATCCTAGCGGCCCAGTGCACATTCGCCGCTTAACATGCTTGCTTAGCACCTACCCCTTAGCCGCACGTGGTGCCTTCCAATGCTCAGACCCTCTGCTTAATCAGATCTGGGAGATGAGCCGCTATACCCTCAGACTCTGCTCCGAGGACACCTTCGTGGACTGCCCTGCCTACGAGCAGAGTTTTTGGGTGGGCGATGCCCGTAACGAGGCGCTGATCCTCTACACTGGCTACGGTGACCTTCGGCTTGCCCGACATTGCTGGTTATTGGCTGCTGAATCCCTCGCCCGTTCGCCCCTAGTGGAGTCGCAGGTCCCTAGCGGCTGGCAGAACATCCTCACTGCCTGGTCGCTATTATGGGTATTGGCTTGCGAAGAATTCTATCGCTATTCCGGCGATTTGGATTTCGTGCGCCAGATCTACCCGGCCCTACGCCAACAGGCTGAGAACATCCGGGGCTTCCTAAACCAAGACGGGCTATTAGAGATCCAGGCATGGAACATGCTCGATTGGGCGCCAATGGACACACCCTCAGCCGGCGTAGTAACGCATCAGAACGCCTGGCTGGTGGAGGCGCTGAGACGCACTGCATATCTGGCGGAGATATTGGGAGAGACAACAGAGGCTAAACGATATAGCATGATGGCCGAATCGCTAAAGGCGGCTATTAACACCTATCTGTGGTCAGAAGAGCATCAAGCATATATTGACAGTATCCACGCCGACGGCACGCGCAGCCCAGTGGTCTCCCAGCAGACGAACACGGTGGTTTACCTATGCGATGTAGCCACCCCAGAACGTCTGCCCTTGATCGAGCGCTATGTCAGAGAGGTGCCCGAAGGATGGGTACGCATCGGCAGCCCGTTTATGATGTTCTTCACGTTCGAGGCATTGGCTAAAATGGGAGATTTTGAGACGATTTTGGAGATCACGCGCCAGCGCTGGGGGGAAATGCTTGAGAAAGGTGCTACCACATGCTGGGAAACCTTCCCTGGCTTCGATCCGCATTGGTGGACACGCAGCCATTGTCACGGCTGGTCGGCTGCGCCTACTTTTTTCCTGAGCACATACCAACTAGGCGTGCAACCGTTGACGCCTGGCTTTGGTCAGGCGTTGATTGCGCCGATGCCGGCGGGATTGAGGTGGGTACACGGTCGAATGCCCACACCTCACGGCGAGATCGCAGTGAACTGGCGACAAGAGAATGACCGCTTTGAGATGAACGTAGTCTTACCGATGGGTACAGCTGGCCTCATCCGGCTGCCACCCTTAGTGCCACAAGCCGCAACAGTGGAGGTCACTGGAGCCCAACCCGCTGCCTGGTCCACTGCGGGCTGGGAAATCGAAGCCGCAGCCGGAAGCCAAATAGTTGTCGTGGCTCATTGGTAA
- a CDS encoding Gfo/Idh/MocA family oxidoreductase: MTSHKLIRVGIAGAGFVTARGHIPAYKRLPNVSIEAICDINVERAKAVASEFGIPRVFADFDEMLEKTELDLVSIGTPNRFHAPQTIAALEKGCHVLCEKPMALTVEEAQAMADAAKRAGRKLTLGLHFRYRPETLVLKPMCQAGELGEIYYARATMMRRAGIPGYGSHFTNKDLAGGGALYDIGVHVLDWAMYFMGHPEPIAVVGQTFSVFGPQRKKLGAWGADILPGPARFDVDDLAVALVKFANGAVLHLEVAWAHHGRAEERVQLVGREGGAEIYPVLLGQGTSLRIYKDWGDRPLDITPELPRFEVSQQARQIEDFVLHLDDPTPPVVTPEEGVILTRILAGIYRSVEAGTEVRV, encoded by the coding sequence ATGACTTCCCACAAGCTCATACGCGTCGGCATCGCCGGCGCCGGATTTGTGACTGCGCGGGGGCATATCCCTGCCTACAAACGGCTCCCCAACGTCTCCATCGAGGCCATCTGCGATATCAACGTGGAGCGGGCAAAGGCGGTGGCCTCGGAGTTCGGCATCCCGCGCGTTTTCGCCGATTTCGATGAGATGTTGGAGAAGACGGAGCTGGACTTGGTCAGCATCGGCACGCCCAACCGCTTTCACGCGCCGCAGACCATCGCCGCCTTAGAGAAGGGATGCCATGTCCTATGTGAGAAGCCGATGGCGCTCACAGTAGAGGAAGCACAGGCGATGGCCGATGCGGCCAAGAGAGCTGGCCGAAAGCTCACACTTGGGCTACATTTTCGCTATCGCCCGGAGACGCTGGTGCTGAAGCCGATGTGCCAAGCTGGAGAGCTGGGCGAGATCTACTATGCGCGGGCGACAATGATGCGGCGAGCTGGTATCCCCGGCTATGGGAGCCACTTTACAAACAAGGACCTGGCCGGCGGCGGCGCGCTGTATGATATCGGCGTGCATGTGTTGGACTGGGCGATGTATTTCATGGGACATCCGGAGCCGATAGCGGTGGTGGGGCAGACCTTCTCAGTGTTCGGACCGCAGCGTAAGAAGCTAGGGGCCTGGGGCGCGGATATCCTGCCTGGCCCGGCCCGCTTCGATGTGGACGATCTAGCTGTGGCGCTGGTGAAGTTCGCTAACGGCGCAGTATTGCATCTGGAGGTGGCTTGGGCGCATCACGGCCGCGCAGAGGAGCGGGTGCAACTTGTCGGGCGGGAGGGAGGCGCAGAGATCTATCCGGTGCTGCTGGGACAGGGGACCTCTCTGCGCATCTATAAGGACTGGGGGGATCGCCCGCTGGACATCACGCCAGAGCTGCCGCGGTTCGAGGTCAGTCAACAGGCGCGACAGATTGAGGACTTCGTGCTGCATCTGGACGATCCAACACCGCCCGTAGTCACACCGGAGGAGGGGGTCATCCTTACTCGCATCTTGGCAGGGATCTACCGCTCAGTAGAGGCGGGTACAGAAGTGCGGGTATGA
- a CDS encoding zinc-binding dehydrogenase produces MSDQGKWAKYRSGRTPIPDRQWLWPLYGAGFERLGVNDRPIQVPVARPGPDQLLVRHDAVGICFSDIKIIRQGGHHPRLIGRDLETNPVVMGHEVSVTVVDVGENLRDQFHVGDRFAIQADIYVKGQTMAYGYRLQGGYSQYAIIGDEILHGDEGCYLLPIPEGLGYSEAALTEPWACVEAAYVIQYRAGLKPGGVAWFLGGATDGPVYTLSRGLDVGAHPARIVLTDVPAALHHELMARAAALGVEVIRLDGLTPEQFAQARAYANKTGFDDIVALGPIAAEKIEAASSLLARNGIFNLVSPQPLERPVAVDIGRLHYDVITFVGSAGPDIAASYQPIRVELKPGGCALFVGAAGPMGHMHVQRALQLPERPAVIVATNLRSPRIHDLSAKFAPLAHRQGVKLITRSQSDFTPDAFAEELRALTNGHGFDDVILCAGDAQSLEALEPHLADGAVVNLFAGLPRGTLARLDLNAVIRRGVRYVGSSGSTIADMRRVMEKAASGQLSPDGSVAAVAGLCAVKEALQAVADGRFPGKIVIYPQILDFPLTPLSKLRERLPEVARRMEDDGRTWTREAEAAFLEVLLP; encoded by the coding sequence ATGAGCGATCAAGGCAAATGGGCTAAGTACCGATCGGGCCGAACCCCCATCCCCGATCGGCAGTGGTTATGGCCGCTGTATGGCGCCGGGTTTGAACGGCTAGGCGTCAACGATCGGCCCATCCAGGTGCCGGTCGCTCGGCCCGGCCCAGATCAGTTATTGGTACGACATGATGCCGTGGGCATCTGCTTCTCCGATATCAAAATCATCCGTCAAGGTGGCCACCACCCTAGGTTGATCGGACGCGATCTGGAGACCAATCCTGTCGTTATGGGCCATGAGGTCTCAGTCACCGTGGTGGATGTGGGTGAAAACCTGCGCGATCAGTTCCACGTGGGCGACCGGTTCGCCATCCAGGCTGACATCTACGTGAAAGGCCAGACCATGGCGTATGGCTATCGGCTACAGGGTGGCTATTCCCAGTACGCTATTATCGGCGACGAGATCCTGCATGGAGATGAAGGATGCTACTTGCTTCCGATCCCGGAGGGGCTGGGCTACAGTGAGGCGGCCTTGACCGAGCCATGGGCCTGTGTGGAGGCTGCCTATGTGATCCAGTACCGCGCCGGATTGAAGCCGGGCGGCGTGGCTTGGTTTCTAGGCGGCGCTACCGATGGCCCGGTTTACACCCTCAGCCGCGGCTTAGACGTCGGTGCGCATCCCGCCCGTATCGTGCTGACCGATGTGCCGGCCGCGCTGCATCATGAGCTGATGGCCCGTGCAGCGGCTTTGGGCGTCGAAGTGATCAGGCTCGACGGGTTGACGCCAGAGCAATTCGCCCAAGCCCGCGCCTATGCCAACAAGACCGGCTTTGACGATATCGTCGCCCTTGGCCCCATTGCGGCGGAGAAAATCGAGGCGGCTAGCTCACTTCTGGCTCGCAATGGCATCTTCAACCTCGTCTCGCCTCAACCGCTCGAACGGCCAGTGGCAGTGGATATTGGCCGGCTCCATTATGATGTCATCACCTTCGTCGGATCGGCCGGCCCGGATATTGCCGCATCATATCAGCCCATCCGTGTCGAGCTGAAGCCAGGGGGCTGTGCGCTCTTCGTTGGCGCGGCCGGCCCCATGGGGCATATGCATGTCCAGCGCGCCTTGCAACTGCCGGAGCGGCCAGCAGTCATCGTCGCGACCAACCTGCGCTCCCCGCGCATCCACGATTTATCCGCCAAGTTCGCTCCTCTGGCCCATCGCCAAGGGGTGAAACTGATCACGCGCTCGCAGAGTGATTTCACCCCGGATGCCTTTGCCGAGGAGCTGCGCGCGCTCACCAATGGCCATGGCTTCGACGATGTGATCCTCTGCGCTGGGGATGCGCAAAGCTTAGAAGCGTTGGAGCCCCATTTGGCGGATGGAGCGGTAGTCAACCTGTTTGCTGGACTGCCGCGCGGCACGCTGGCCCGGCTGGACTTGAACGCCGTGATCCGCCGCGGCGTGCGCTATGTCGGCTCCAGCGGCTCCACTATCGCTGACATGCGTCGTGTGATGGAGAAGGCCGCCTCTGGACAGCTCAGCCCAGATGGCTCAGTCGCCGCCGTGGCTGGGCTCTGCGCCGTTAAAGAGGCACTACAGGCGGTCGCCGACGGCCGATTTCCCGGTAAGATCGTGATTTACCCGCAGATCTTAGATTTCCCGCTGACGCCGCTGTCCAAGTTACGAGAGCGGCTGCCAGAGGTTGCCCGGCGTATGGAGGATGATGGGCGCACTTGGACTCGCGAGGCGGAGGCGGCGTTCCTGGAGGTGTTGCTGCCATGA